A genomic window from Elaeis guineensis isolate ETL-2024a chromosome 3, EG11, whole genome shotgun sequence includes:
- the LOC105042011 gene encoding LOW QUALITY PROTEIN: uncharacterized protein (The sequence of the model RefSeq protein was modified relative to this genomic sequence to represent the inferred CDS: inserted 1 base in 1 codon), whose protein sequence is MGLLDQLWDDTMAGPRPDSGLGKLRKYSSFSPSSSASAXAAAAAAAPGGLQVTRSITILRTASSGASSPRSALDSGSSAPSSPASVPSSPLTPTGPRGEWRRLRKKPTPTAEGMETAEPRNPTVYDWQNFKIAVDTNEPRMFFGMFLSCFPGHYA, encoded by the exons ATGGGCCTTCTCGATCAGCTGTGGGACGATACGATGGCCGGTCCCCGGCCGGACTCCGGCCTCGGCAAGCTCCGCAAGTACTCCTCTTTCTCCCCTTCCTCCTCCGCTTCCG gtgccgccgccgccgccgcggcGCCCGGCGGCCTCCAGGTCACCCGGAGCATCACCATCCTCCGCACCGCCTCCTCCGGCGCCTCGTCCCCCCGCAGCGCCCTCGACTCCGGCTCCTCCGCCCCCTCCTCGCCGGCCAGCGTCCCCAGCTCCCCCCTCACAC CTACGGGGCCGAGAGGAGAATGGAGGAGGCTGAGGAAGAAGCCAACGCCAACGGCGGAGGGTATGGAGACGGCGGAGCCACGGAACCCGACCGTTTATGACTG GCAAAACTTCAAGATTGCGGTTGACACCAATGAACCACGCATGTTTTTTGGCATGTTCCTTTCTTGTTTCCCAGGGCACTACGCATAA
- the LOC105042010 gene encoding uncharacterized protein isoform X2 — protein sequence MAAYISISPLAMSPPVVRPKPNMLAMRVGGLRLGQKIQYGGARLQSPLPRCSKTRPISCSMAKSEILQIVQSTIANQLSIDESTVTPQTKFADLGADSLDTVEIMMALEERFQVSIGEGGAENIATVQDAAELIEKVKAEGA from the exons ATGGCAGCATACATTTCCATCTCTCCTCTGGCAATGTCTCCACCAGTCGTAAGGCCAAAGCCTAACATGCTTGCCATG AGGGTTGGTGGGCTAAGACTTGGACAAAAGATTCAGTATGGTGGTGCGAGACTACAGTCTCCACTCCCAAGATGTTCCAAGACTCGTCCAATTTCATGCTCCATG GCTAAATCCGAAATCCTGCAAATTGTTCAAAGCACCATTGCCAACCAACTGTCGATTGATGAGAGCACGGTGACACCCCAAACAAAGTTTGCTGATTTGGGTGCTGATTCTCTCGACACG GTGGAGATTATGATGGCATTGGAGGAGAGGTTTCAAGTATCCATAGGAGAAGGTGGAGCTGAAAACATTGCAACCGTTCAAGATGCCGCCGAGCTGATCGAAAAAGTGAAAGCAGAAGGTGCCTAA
- the LOC105042010 gene encoding uncharacterized protein isoform X1, with translation MAAYISISPLAMSPPVVRPKPNMLAMVKFAISCHLPRVGGLRLGQKIQYGGARLQSPLPRCSKTRPISCSMAKSEILQIVQSTIANQLSIDESTVTPQTKFADLGADSLDTVEIMMALEERFQVSIGEGGAENIATVQDAAELIEKVKAEGA, from the exons ATGGCAGCATACATTTCCATCTCTCCTCTGGCAATGTCTCCACCAGTCGTAAGGCCAAAGCCTAACATGCTTGCCATGGTAAAGTTCGCCATCTCCTGCCATCTACCT AGGGTTGGTGGGCTAAGACTTGGACAAAAGATTCAGTATGGTGGTGCGAGACTACAGTCTCCACTCCCAAGATGTTCCAAGACTCGTCCAATTTCATGCTCCATG GCTAAATCCGAAATCCTGCAAATTGTTCAAAGCACCATTGCCAACCAACTGTCGATTGATGAGAGCACGGTGACACCCCAAACAAAGTTTGCTGATTTGGGTGCTGATTCTCTCGACACG GTGGAGATTATGATGGCATTGGAGGAGAGGTTTCAAGTATCCATAGGAGAAGGTGGAGCTGAAAACATTGCAACCGTTCAAGATGCCGCCGAGCTGATCGAAAAAGTGAAAGCAGAAGGTGCCTAA
- the LOC105042009 gene encoding KH domain-containing protein At4g18375, which yields MVETGKRPRQQRDDNNDGRQQKRPGNKERSGDGELVVYRMLCPDGVIGSVIGKSGKVINSIRQETHAKIKVVDPFPGADKRVITIYCYVKDKDSMDVDEDSMEPLCPAQEALLKVHDAIVNALAIASESDKRNKEEAYILVPASQAANIIGKSGATIKRLRSKTNANIKVNAKDANDATHSCAMNFDNFVQITGDAEAVKKALFAVSTIMYKFSPKEEISLDTSVPELPPIIIPSDVPIYPAGSFFPAADALVPPRSMPPVIGATPPVSELHGYTDTANAWPVYQSALPVISGYGGPSRSEDLVVRVLCPSDKIGRVIGKGGSTIKSIRQNSGARIDVDDTKDETEECLITVTSTESTDDIKSAAVEAVLLLQGKINDEDDEKVNIRLLVPSKVIGCLIGKSGSIINDMRKKTKAEIRISKGEKPKRTASNDELVEVTGEVGNLRDALVQIILRLREDALRDRDGSQNTHKDGNQNAPPVDPLYSSGLSVPPVLPSIPSVAPLSYDQRIETERGLGVLSGSSLYGYSSLQAGENGYGSLSSYSSKAYGGLPPYIEMVIPANALAKVMGKGGTNIENIRKISGAHIEVVESKSSRFERIAQISGTPEQKRAAENLIQAFIMST from the exons ATGGTGGAGACTGGAAAACGTCCACGCCAGCAGAGGGATGACAACAATGATGGGAGACAACAGAAGAGACCGGGTAACAAGGAGAGATCTGGTGATGGTGAACTTGTTGTCTATCGCATGCTTTGCCCTGATGGTGTTATTGGGAGTGTCATTGGTAAGAGTGGTAAAGTGATAAATTCCATAAGACAAGAGACACATGCTAAAATCAAGGTTGTCGATCCTTTTCCTGGTGCGGACAAGAGGGttatcaccatatactgctatGTTAAAGACAAGGATTCTATGGATGTTGATGAGGACAGCATGGAACCTCTTTGCCCTGCTCAAGAAGCTCTGCTTAAGGTGCATGATGCAATTGTCAATGCCCTGGCTATTGCTAGTGAATCTGATAAGAGGAACAAGGAGGAGGCCTACATACTTGTTCCAGCTAGCCAAGCTGCAAACATAATTGGCAAATCTGGGGCCACCATAAAGAGATTGAGATCAAAGACCAATGCAAACATAAAAGTAAATGCAAAGGATGCCAATGATGCTACTCATTCCTGTGCAATGAACTTTGACAACTTTGTTCAG ATAACTGGTGATGCTGAAGCTGTGAAGAAAGCATTATTTGCAGTTTCTACTATTATGTACAAGTTTTCACCAAAAGAAGAGATCTCCCTTGATACTTCTGTTCCAGAGCTTCCACCAATTATTATTCCTTCAGATGTCCCTATTTATCCAGCGGGCAGCTTTTTTCCTGCTGCGGATGCTCTTGTTCCTCCTCGATCTATGCCACCAGTCATAGGTGCCACACCACCTGTATCAGAACTTCATGGATATACTGATACTGCTAATGCATGGCCAGTTTATCAATCTGCTCTTCCTGTTATTTCTGGATATGGTGGTCCATCACGTTCAGAGGATTTAGTAGTACGAGTCCTATGTCCATCCGACAAGATTGGACGTGTTATTGGTAAGGGAGGGAGTACTATAAAGAGTATAAGGCAAAACAGTGGTGCGCGCATTGATGTTGATGACACAAAGGACGAGACTGAAGAATGCCTTATTACTGTCACATCGACAGAG TCCACCGATGATATCAAATCTGCTGCAGTTGAAGCTGTTTTGCTGCTTCAAGGAAAGATTAATGATGAGGATGATGAGAAAGTGAATATCCGTCTTCTTGTTCCATCAAAGGTGATTGGCTGCCTCATTGGCAAGAGTGGCTCGATTATAAATGACATGCGTAAGAAGACTAAGGCTGAAATTCGGATCTCAAAAGGTGAAAAGCCTAAGCGTACTGCTTCCAATGATGAGCTTGTTGAG GTAACTGGAGAGGTAGGTAATTTGCGTGATGCACTAGTTCAGATTATTTTGAGGCTTAGGGAAGATGCTTTGAGAGATAGGGATGGAAGCCAGAATACTCACAAGGATGGCAATCAGAACGCTCCTCCAGTTGATCCTCTTTATTCTAGTGGTCTCTCTGTCCCTCCTGTATTGCCTAGCATTCCATCTGTTGCACCTTTGAGCTATGACCAGAGAATAGAAACTGAAAGGGGTTTGGGAGTACTTTCTGGCAGCAGTTTGTATGGATACAGTTCTTTGCAG GCTGGAGAGAATGGCTATGGTTCCCTTTCATCATATTCATCAAAGGCATATGGAGG ATTGCCTCCGTATATTGAGATGGTGATTCCTGCAAATGCTTTAGCTAAAGTTATGGGAAAAGGTGGTACAAACATTGAAAATATAAGAAAG ATATCTGGAGCTCATATAGAAGTTGTTGAGTCAAAATCATCTCGTTTTGAGCGTATTGCTCAGATATCGGGAACCCCTGAACAGAAGCGTGCTGCAGAGAACCTAATCCAGGCATTCATAATGTCCACTTAA